A region of the Leptospiraceae bacterium genome:
GAAGCCTCCAATTGATGTTTGTAATAGGTTGACCGAATTCGTGCGTGATTCCGTTGATAAGTTCTGAAAGAAGAGCTTTTCTGGTCTCTTCTTCATTTTTACGAAATAACTCAATGAATCTATCATAAACTTCTTTTTCAATTTGTTTATCAATTGTAGTTTGACTTACATCTTGTAGTTTTAACCTTTTGTCTAATTTATTCTTTATGCGATTTGCATCATCAATTAAACCATACTTTAAATAAAACTTTAACAAAGTTTCTTGGATAGGTTTACTGTTTCCATATCTTTCTTCAGTTACACTTAAAATGTGCTTAAGTTTTTCTTCCTCACCTCTATTTTCAAAATAATAGATAGCTTCAAAAGCTATAAAATGATCCATTTTGGATAAAAGTTTAGAGTTAATTAAATTATCAGCTATAGAGTAATCATTTAATTTCCTGCAATTCCTTAAAAGCCCGCTAATGGCAAATTTAGGCACAGGCTCTATATTCTCAATAACTGATTTTGCAAAGTTTATTCCTTCATCAAGAGATATAGTCGAATATATACTGAAGACAATTGAAAGTAAATGTGTTTTAGAAAAATCTTTTGTTCTCAAATGTCTTGGACTAAACAAGTTATTTAGTAATGACAATAGTTCATCAGTTAAAGAGCTTTCAATCATATCATTTGCAAGTTCTTTAATTTTCTTACTGGACTCTGAATCGATTTTTCCAGTGAGTAAAATTTCTAGTTCTTGTATATCATTCATTTTCTTCATTAGTGGGTTATGATTTTACTCTTTATTCCGACACCGGATTTTCTGTTAGAGCGTATCTCACCGCTTTTCGCCAGCCTCTACTCCTATCCTTGACAGCCTGTCCACTTGCGGCATTGGTCATAGTAAAAAGCCACCAGCGTTCTTCCGGTTGCAAGCCCTGCCAATTTCTAATAGCAATAGGGATTAAATCCAACTCTACTTCTTCTATCGCCCAGCAGAGTAAAATCACTTCTTTACCAAGGAGTCTTGGAAGAGCATTAATACCGGCTTTAAATCTTGATTTTTTTAATCCTGCTCGCTTTAAGCTCTGGTTCAATGTGAAACAAACTGGTTCTTCAATTTCCTTCCATTTGTCATAGGGAAGCACTACTTTCATTTTTGGATCTTCCGGTTTTAAGGTGTATTCCAATTTTCTTCTTTCTTCATTCTCAAATACTTCAAAATGTTCGCTAATATACACAAAAGGACCACGACGATTCCCTAAATTGATAGCAAAATGGTGTGTTATTTCTTCTATCCTGGCACCAAATTTTAAAAAGGATAATGCTGATGCTTCTTGTTTCATTGTTGGATTTCCTCTGCTTTGTATTCTGCCTTTTCGCTATTCACCCAGTCCAGAAAAGATTGTCCATCTTTAAACTTCATATGAAATACATCGAGCGAAACCTTACTAAATCCTCCATTCAGCGATTCTCTAAGGGCATTCACTACCTTTTCCAGCTTTTCTCCGGATATAAAACTTCTTTTACCATAATTTATATCAATCCAATCATCAGAATTTTCTGTACTAATATAAATTTCCACTCTGGAAACTAAAATACTCTCTTTTTTTAGCTTATCGATATAAGCAAAAACTTCAGATGTTTCAGTAAAAGAATATTTCTTATCCCATAGTAGTTCTTTTGTTTTATCAATTTCAAACTCATCCTGATTGGTAGCCGGATCTAAGCGAACAGATAGGTTATTTGATAAAATTCCATCTTTTTTTGCTATAGCCAGCAAAAGACAACTGGATTCAATTTTGAAAGGTTCAGAATATGTTGTGCCTAATTCAAGTGGATTCGAACCATCTAAAGTATAAGTAATTTCTGAAGATGATGGTATTGATTCTAATTCTACTGATAATAAACCACCGGTTTGAATTTTTTTATACTTCAACTTCAATTCGTTTTGCCAGTGTTCTACCTTTCCCTGGGGATGTTTGCCATAAGAGTCAATACATAAGAAATACACATTCATTTCTGATGTAGGAAATGCAGTGAAGTCTATTATTTGACTGGATGAGCTTGTTGGTTCTTTATTGTATTCATAATAAACTTTATCACCATTTTCAGGTTTTAGTTTCAAGGTACATGCACCTGTTTTTTCATCTCTTCTTACTTGTTCAACAATAACTCGAGTTTCTGGTGGAGGAAACGGTCCTTTATCTAAGTATTTCCCCTGCAATCTCCATTTGTCCTGGCGAAGCATTTTATCTTTAAGCTTGTCAAGAGTATCATCCTTATGCCATTGCCAGCCTGTTTGTGTGGCTGCCCGATTTTTTATTTCCTTCCATTCCATTTGCTGATGGGTAAAAAGTCTTGTCTCACATTTTTTTCTAAATGTATCACTATCAATATCATTGGTAAATTTTTGCTTTTCTAAAAGAACAGAACGGATTTGCTCCTCGCCATTATACTGGTTTTCAGAAAATTGCATGGTAATGTCCGCATTACGTAAACCGGTTGAAAAAGGGAAAATCAACAAGGTAAAGGTTTCTCTTGTTGCACTATAGAAATTAGCATAAAACTTGTCTTTTAATTCGAAAGCATCTTTATATTGGGGATCTGTTTTAGGAATGCTTTCTCTATCCATATCATCAATCACTTCATGAATTGCTTTGACTCTTGCTGCTTGTTTTAATAAAGAATCCATTCCGGATTTTTCACCTGTAAGGAATAACACTCTATTTTTAAATAACTGATTTTCATAAAACTCATTAATGTCAGGATGATTTCCACCTTCCGGTTTGGGTTCACAAATAAGTAATGATACTTTTTCAGAGTTTAGTTGAATACTGGTTAAATCTTTTAATTCATGAATTTCTTGATAAACATCACCAACTTCTGGATTGAATAGTTTTTTTAACATTTTCCGTAGTTCTTTTCGGTTTGTTTCCGGATTATAGCTCTGTATTCTTGTATTGATACCTGCCAGAATGTTCTGAGTATCTTTGAATAAAAACCTTCCTTCCCTGTCTAAATGTAAATACCAGCAATTCGTTCTTAGTGCCGAAAGAACTGAGTTTTTTATAAATGTGATGTCTCTTTCAGGTTCACATAGATAAAGCAAAACTTCATATTCATGTAATCCACGAACAGCATTTGGAATATTTGCAAGTGAAGAAATAAATATGATTGTTGCAGTATCTTTATGATCTTTTCTATCCTTACCGGAGTCCAATTCTTCTGCTTGAGAATTTCCTTTTGCTGCAATATCTTTACTAATCGCATTATTCAAAGATTCATTAATGTTAACTACCTGATTATATATAACATCATCATTGAGATCAAAATGTTGAGGAGAAAGTAAATATATTTTTTCATTTTTTCTTTTTTCGCTAAAAATAGAAGCAACAACAGAACGTAATAATTTTATTAATCCTCTTGTCTGGTTAAAGCCTGAGTTTTCTTTAAACCTTGCATATAGATCCTTAACAGATGGATGAAATGGATAAGACTGTTCCACATGAGCAGAGAATTCATGGTATGGTCTGGTAAGATACTCCATCTGATATGCTTTTTGAATTTCCTTCCCATAAGCATTCGCAATTTCTTTTATTTCTGCAATGTCTGGAATTGTTTGAAAAAGTTTTTTTCGTAGAATATGATAGATTTCATCTGTGTTGAGTTTTACAGGTTCTAAATTTAATGCCGTTCTACCAACTTCTTTGGAAATATTTGCAATTGCAGAATTGAGCTTTTCAGAACCACCCTCATAAGATGCTTTTAAATCGGAAATTACAATCAATACATTGGATAACTCGGACTTAGTAACTGCTACCAGAAGGTTTGCAATAGCAGCAGTTGTTACTACTCCTAAATCAGAGTTTCCAATTACTTTCGATGCTGCTGTTTCAAAATAGGGGGGTAACTCATCGAGTAATATTAGAAGTGGTTTTTCATCCTGTAAGAGCTTTGTCCAGGTTGCTTCTCCGGGAGCCTGTAAGGGAGAATAATAGTCATTAAGCTCTTCAAATTTCCCTAATTGTCTGGCAATTTCACCCCAGATTCCATATTTAGCATCGGTTTCCCTACCGGAAAATGCTACAACACGAACATCATCTTTATATTCTATAGTTTTGCTATTAACTGTTATATTCTTTCTTAATTCCGGATTTTTAGCAAGTAGACCCAGAGCAATCATATTATGCGTCTTACCACCACCCATGGCCTGAGTTAGTTTAATTAAGCCAACATCACTCTTTTTTTGAAACCTTTCTATAGCATTTTGTAATAATATTTCCATGCCACTTGTTATATAATTCTCTTCAAAAAAGGTTTTTGTATCAATTTTGTTCTCAATTAAATCTCTTAGATTTAGAACATCTTCACGATTACTAGAATGAAAAACTGTTTTTCTTGGGGTGCATAGGTGTTGGATTGTATTCATATATTGATTTTCCAGTATTTTAGTCTGATTAATACTTTTCTTTATATTTTATTTGTATGAGAAAGAGCTCTAAAAAACAAGTATTAAATGCAAGAAAATTTTTCTAAATTTCTTAAAATATGTAATTATGATCAAAAACTATACCTTTTCTTGAAAACTTCCCTATATAATTTACAAATTGCCTTTTAATCCTACCTTCCCCGCAGGTGCTCAATACCAAGCCTTCCGGAAGTAAATATCCTCATACAATTCAAAAAATCACACCCGCATAGGCAATGTATTTTCTATTTATGAAGTTTTCCTTCAGTGCTTCTTTGTCCATAATAGAAAAATTCACCGATTGGTGTGTGGTATCGATGAGCTTGATATGCTGTCTGTCTATGGCCATACAGGAGATAGAATGCGGACCCCGTTTCGTTTTCAAATCCCTGTATTTCCGCAGATGAATCACACGACCTTTGTATTGATTGGCAAAATCAATTAGCTTTTCTCCTGGCTGTGAGATTTCATCGTAGGAATAGTTTTCGCCCAGGAAAAAATCAAAGAAGGGCTTTGTATTTACCGAGGTAGTTGTGTATTGATTATCGATAAATAACGTGAGTTTGTTTTTAATTACGGTTCTGTAAAGCTCCGGAATCGAAAGAACCTCCTTTCCCTTCAAAGCATAGTGATTATTAAGAAGGAAAAACAGGGTTAGCAGCTTGCAGGCTGTATCAGCAATATAATTATTTTGCGAATACGTATATACCTTTAAATCAAAAGCTTTATCTTTGGAAGTTAATGTTCCTGTCTTAATTTCCTCTCCAACTTTCCAGCAAATAGAATGAAAGTCAAAGCGGGTATCATGCAAATTTGGTCTTTTGGTCTTTGCCAGATTTTGAAACGCTTCAGTGGAAGCAAGGTAGCAAAGACCATTGGCGGATGTATACATATCCGGATTCTTTGAACTCAAATCAAAAACCGGTAATGTGAGAGAGGGTTCCGTCTCCCCCTTTGGTTTGGATGAGAAGAAGTCTATGAGTTCCTGTAAAGTGGTTTCGTTCGATAGTTGCAACATTATAAAATCCTTTATTAATTTACTGGTTTTGCATTATCACAGGCTGTAATATCTTCCATTTCTGATTTTGATACTACTTCTACAGGGTGTTTCTTCGTCCCGGGTAGATTATCAGAAATGAGATCAATTATATTCTTACTATGCTGTATTGCCTTTCTGTAATTCTTCTCCGAGTAGGCTTTTTTAGCCTCCTCATAATCATGTAAAAATAGTTCAAGACTTATGAATACTTTCTGAATGTCTTCTTGGTTCAGTGCCATTGATTGCCTCTTTCCATGAATTAAAATTATTCACTATATCATCCAGAGTGGAATTGATTTTTGCAAACTCTTCGGTCTTTGCAAAGCTTTTCCCTATATAAGAATTGAGAAACATTTTATGCTGGGATATAAAGATGTTCGCAAAGTTTTCAGAGTTCTGAAGAAGGAAACAGGAATTGGGTATCAATTCATCGTTCACTTTTTTAATAAATTCTCTGAACTGGCTTTTTAATAATGTATTTTCTCTCTTTAAATTTTCTAACTCTTCTTTTATTTCAGTAAGTTCTTCCATCCTGTTATCCTATCTTTAGATTATTTGCATGTTTTTGAATTTCTTCAAACTCTTCATTGGGTAAAGTTTTAGATTCTCCTTTGAAAGCAAAGCTTCGAGCAATGCTTATACCTGCATCGAGAATATCCGGCATTTTTTCAGAAACCGTTTTCTTAAAAGAGTAATCAAACTCGCTATCCACTTTCCCTGCCTTGAATTTCTTTTTAATATCTTCAAGCTCTATCTGGTATTTCAAATTACGATTTTCATCTTTTAAATCTTCGATTTCTTCCTGCTTCTTTTCCAATTCAAGTTTTAGATTCTTGGTGGAAATATCGGTCTTTTCTGAAAGCACAAGTTTCATGTTCAATTCCTGAATCTTATCTCGAAGTTCTTCTCGTTTCTCTTCTGAATACTTAGAACTTTCTTTCAGTTCTTTTTTTAATTCTTCATTTTCTCTTTCCAGTTTTTCAATATTTTTCAGTAAGGTTTCTCTGTCTCTTTCACTGAATAAGTTTTCCCTGCTTTCCTGTCTGGGGTTTAAGGATTGAAAGAGTTGCATCTGTTCTTTCTGTGCAGAAAGAGATTGTTCCAGAAGCTTATTAATATCTACAGAAAAAGAATAAGCCTCTGAGCTTTTCGGACTTTCGTTTCGTATTGTTGGAACTTCTTCAAACTCTTCTTCCGGTTCTTCATCCTCTTCCGCTTCATTATCGCTGTATTGATAAAAGTGGCCATCCCTAATGTTTTCCTGAATCTTATCTAC
Encoded here:
- a CDS encoding HAMP domain-containing histidine kinase; translated protein: MNDIQELEILLTGKIDSESSKKIKELANDMIESSLTDELLSLLNNLFSPRHLRTKDFSKTHLLSIVFSIYSTISLDEGINFAKSVIENIEPVPKFAISGLLRNCRKLNDYSIADNLINSKLLSKMDHFIAFEAIYYFENRGEEEKLKHILSVTEERYGNSKPIQETLLKFYLKYGLIDDANRIKNKLDKRLKLQDVSQTTIDKQIEKEVYDRFIELFRKNEEETRKALLSELINGITHEFGQPITNINWRLQYYKKTLQDPIAKEEVIKIFDLVLEETSRLNQLVKTIAPITSSKATKTTFNIVDVIKKRFNAYKETMEANHIIYEIHSNPDEISLYQDQIKFEQIINNLILNSIDALIEKDIPNREIHISIKLLVTDISIFFRDNGIGIPEDKREKIFIPYHTTKKKSKGEGLGLYIVFNLLKIMNGNISLDANYKNGALFKITIPKNQEEL
- a CDS encoding DUF3780 domain-containing protein → MKQEASALSFLKFGARIEEITHHFAINLGNRRGPFVYISEHFEVFENEERRKLEYTLKPEDPKMKVVLPYDKWKEIEEPVCFTLNQSLKRAGLKKSRFKAGINALPRLLGKEVILLCWAIEEVELDLIPIAIRNWQGLQPEERWWLFTMTNAASGQAVKDRSRGWRKAVRYALTENPVSE
- a CDS encoding DUF499 domain-containing protein, whose protein sequence is MNTIQHLCTPRKTVFHSSNREDVLNLRDLIENKIDTKTFFEENYITSGMEILLQNAIERFQKKSDVGLIKLTQAMGGGKTHNMIALGLLAKNPELRKNITVNSKTIEYKDDVRVVAFSGRETDAKYGIWGEIARQLGKFEELNDYYSPLQAPGEATWTKLLQDEKPLLILLDELPPYFETAASKVIGNSDLGVVTTAAIANLLVAVTKSELSNVLIVISDLKASYEGGSEKLNSAIANISKEVGRTALNLEPVKLNTDEIYHILRKKLFQTIPDIAEIKEIANAYGKEIQKAYQMEYLTRPYHEFSAHVEQSYPFHPSVKDLYARFKENSGFNQTRGLIKLLRSVVASIFSEKRKNEKIYLLSPQHFDLNDDVIYNQVVNINESLNNAISKDIAAKGNSQAEELDSGKDRKDHKDTATIIFISSLANIPNAVRGLHEYEVLLYLCEPERDITFIKNSVLSALRTNCWYLHLDREGRFLFKDTQNILAGINTRIQSYNPETNRKELRKMLKKLFNPEVGDVYQEIHELKDLTSIQLNSEKVSLLICEPKPEGGNHPDINEFYENQLFKNRVLFLTGEKSGMDSLLKQAARVKAIHEVIDDMDRESIPKTDPQYKDAFELKDKFYANFYSATRETFTLLIFPFSTGLRNADITMQFSENQYNGEEQIRSVLLEKQKFTNDIDSDTFRKKCETRLFTHQQMEWKEIKNRAATQTGWQWHKDDTLDKLKDKMLRQDKWRLQGKYLDKGPFPPPETRVIVEQVRRDEKTGACTLKLKPENGDKVYYEYNKEPTSSSSQIIDFTAFPTSEMNVYFLCIDSYGKHPQGKVEHWQNELKLKYKKIQTGGLLSVELESIPSSSEITYTLDGSNPLELGTTYSEPFKIESSCLLLAIAKKDGILSNNLSVRLDPATNQDEFEIDKTKELLWDKKYSFTETSEVFAYIDKLKKESILVSRVEIYISTENSDDWIDINYGKRSFISGEKLEKVVNALRESLNGGFSKVSLDVFHMKFKDGQSFLDWVNSEKAEYKAEEIQQ